From one Macrobrachium rosenbergii isolate ZJJX-2024 chromosome 52, ASM4041242v1, whole genome shotgun sequence genomic stretch:
- the LOC136833796 gene encoding MRN complex-interacting protein isoform X2 codes for MVQEFHVVRCFSCLSFQSQQVCKKPKYTCKICGEKQSVRKEYGRGSGKDCRIHVQKLNSLQGNLEVEHERRLEVQLEKQVYDKQLAKTSSGYHNRCNEYTDEMKDSTVYAEDSTINFPGNSDKDACGDVCGDTVDAVVIEKEHCNLCS; via the exons ATGGTTCAAGAGTTTCATGTGGTACGATGTTTTTCGTGCTTGTCATTCCAGTCTCAACAAGTCTGCAAGAAACCCAAATATACTTGTAAAATTTGTGGAGAAAAGCAGTCTGTAAGGAAA gagTATGGTCGAGGAAGTGGTAAAGACTGCCGTATCCATGTTCAAAAGCTTAACAGCCTTCAGGGTAACCTTGAAGTGGAACATGAAAGAAGGCTTGAAGTTCAGCTAGAGAAACAAGTATATGATAAACAGTTGGCTAAGACTTCCTCAGGTTATCATAATAGATGTAATGAATATACTGATGAGATGAAGGATTCAACAGTATATGCTGAGGATTCGACGATCAATTTTCCTGGGAATTCAGATAAAG atgcctgtggtgatgtctgtggggatactgtggatgctgtggtgatagagaaagaacactgcaatctttgcagttag